GTGGACATTGTCAGTCGGCTTCTTTTCGACGTTGATTGCGAGGTAGCCCGGACGCGTGTACTGCTTGCGGATCAGGTTCGTCGAGTCCGCCTGTTCGACTTCCTTTGTGTCACTAAGCGTGATATAGGATGAGCCGTGGACACCACCACTAGTGAGTTCGTTTAACAGCGTGGTCGCTTCCGGGTGGATCTCGAACCGGAATTGCTCAGGATTGCCCGGCCCCTGGTTTGCAGCGAACTCCGGCCCCCATCCGTACTCTTCGAACTTCGAGAGGACAATTGCGGTGCCGTGTTCCCAGTTCTTCCATTGATACGGTCCAGTCCCGACTGCAATATCTTGCCCGTAACTCTCACCTGCTTCTTCGACGGCGCGCTTCGAAACAAATCCCGTGAGCGGGTCCGTCAGATAACGTGGGAGAAGTGGGTAAGGTGCATCAAAGGTAACCGTTACCTCATACTCGCCCGTCGCCTCGAACGCTTTTGCGGGGCTAAGAAGGTATGAAGACGGAGAGTTTTCGACGAACCGTTCCCAATTATAAACCACCTCCTCGGCGGTCAGTTCGTCGCCGTTATGGAACGTGACTCCTTGTTCGATCTGGAAGACGAACTCCGTCGCATCCTCATTGACACTGTAGTCTGCCGCGAGATGAGGCACCGGCTCTTTGTTTTCGTTAAGCCGGAAGAGCGGTTCGTGTAGTGCAGAGAGAACAGTTTCCTCGGGTCGGCGGGTGGCCTTGTGGATGTCGAGCGTAGACGGTTTACTCGACGAGCCAACGACGAACGTGTCCGCTTTGTCCCCCGCCGTTCCATCAGATGACCCCGTATCGCCCGTTGACTCCGTCCCAGTAGCTTGGTTTTCCGTTCCAGTACACCCGGCGAGCGAAATACCAGTAAGACCCGCGGTGACTGATCCGACGTAACGCCGGCGGCTAACTGAGAGCTTGCTATCGTTATCCATACGCAGTCACCCGAAACGTTCAGGAAAAAAGTAAGTATTTCCTCCGGCACCATTGTCCGGGTTTTGTCAACAGATATCAATTCACTACAGATACATTTATTGTGAAAGAAAATCCATAGATAGTTTAGATCTGTTTACTGGGTAGCCACTGCCGAACGTCTCTACGCCTGTACCGGTGTCGTACTCGACATCAGCGACAATCTCTAACTGGGACTCGTATCACGGGCGCCGCGTAGCGTCTAAATCTCACTCCCCGCAGGCGGACTGACGCTGAATCCCCTCCAAGTCACTCACGTGCGTATGTGGCTGCCGATGGGAGTTCCTTGTCAGTGTTGGGATGCTAGTTTGTTTTATCGGAACCATTATATATCAATATTTTATGCGTCAATGTATGCCACTTGGGAAAGGGGAGTTGACCACGACTGCGACCTCACTACACATTCTCGAACTAATCGTAGACCACGGGTGGGTTACCCTACGTGGACTCGTCGAAGAGACGGGACTGGCAAAAAGTACGGTACACAAACATCTCTCAACACTGCGAGCAAACGACTACATCGTCAAGGAGGGTGAACGCTACACGCTCGGACTCTACTTCCTGACAGTTGGAAAACGCGCTGTCGAGTTTCGAGAATCCTATCAACTCGTAGAACAAAAAGTGCGAGAGTTGGGAAGTCGAACAGACGCCGAAGTGGACTTCACTGTCGAAGAGAACGGCCGGTTAATCCTGATGTTCGAGGCCGCCGGAGCCACCAACGAATCGACGTTCGGAACAGGCACCGAGTTTTTTCTTCACAATACAGCGGCAGGGAAAGCGATTCTCGCAACGTACGCAGATTCCAAACGGGACGAGATCTTAGATACACAAGGACTGCCCGCAACGACGAACAAGACGATTCAATCCCGAGAAGCGTTACACGCAGAGCTTGAACAGGTCCGTGAGAACGGGTACGCACTGAACGATGGCGAATGCGTCGAGGGGTATCGAACAGTCAGTTCTGTGATCAAGCGACCGAACGGCTCCGCGCTCGGAGCGATCAGCGCTGGAGGCCCTGCCTATCGAATCGATCAGTCACGGCTGAAAAACGAACTTGCGGATCACGTCCGTTCAGCGACGGCCGAGGTGACAGAATCGTTAGTAGAAGCGCAAAGCACACTCTGACTCGGTTCGAAATGTCGGCTCGCCTCACCGCACTTCTATTTTGATTACAGAGACTCTTTTATATTCTAGATAGAAAACTCCCGTTTCGAGACCTCTAACGGGACCTATATTGCAGATCAATTACAGGTCTACGATTGTGATATTATACGTGTATTACTCATACGTAACTGAGGAATATATTTAGTTCGGATACAGAGAACTAGTTTAAGTACAACAAATCGAGGAGGGACATAAAAACTCGGAGCGTAGCGTCGCAGTTCTGATTTCGTCTCCACGTTGTGAGCGCCCTCATCACGAGAGAGTGTTCCAACCTGGCGGCCCGGAACAAAAGTTACCCAACGTGAGTTATCCAGACGTGTTACTC
This genomic stretch from Halogeometricum borinquense DSM 11551 harbors:
- a CDS encoding ABC transporter substrate-binding protein; the encoded protein is MDNDSKLSVSRRRYVGSVTAGLTGISLAGCTGTENQATGTESTGDTGSSDGTAGDKADTFVVGSSSKPSTLDIHKATRRPEETVLSALHEPLFRLNENKEPVPHLAADYSVNEDATEFVFQIEQGVTFHNGDELTAEEVVYNWERFVENSPSSYLLSPAKAFEATGEYEVTVTFDAPYPLLPRYLTDPLTGFVSKRAVEEAGESYGQDIAVGTGPYQWKNWEHGTAIVLSKFEEYGWGPEFAANQGPGNPEQFRFEIHPEATTLLNELTSGGVHGSSYITLSDTKEVEQADSTNLIRKQYTRPGYLAINVEKKPTDNVHVRRAITHAVRKQPVIEAALGGEGYPIWSIVPPVAVNALDEEKAKELGQTVSQEKARKELDAAGWTNSKQGEVRTKNGEELKLTFYAFTIPRYKKMGKVVAPLLGEVGIKAELEILEAGTLYKNLQSGNHNITTMAYGGNWAVNALEPILKGENTATEGGTNYSLWQNDEFDSLLEKAKTSPEQATREQAILDAQKVVLEEVPVTPICAFNKVYGHKKSVSGTDSWTEHPWWPDQEWLNRLELDV
- a CDS encoding IclR family transcriptional regulator — translated: MPLGKGELTTTATSLHILELIVDHGWVTLRGLVEETGLAKSTVHKHLSTLRANDYIVKEGERYTLGLYFLTVGKRAVEFRESYQLVEQKVRELGSRTDAEVDFTVEENGRLILMFEAAGATNESTFGTGTEFFLHNTAAGKAILATYADSKRDEILDTQGLPATTNKTIQSREALHAELEQVRENGYALNDGECVEGYRTVSSVIKRPNGSALGAISAGGPAYRIDQSRLKNELADHVRSATAEVTESLVEAQSTL